A window of the Tursiops truncatus isolate mTurTru1 chromosome 14, mTurTru1.mat.Y, whole genome shotgun sequence genome harbors these coding sequences:
- the LOC101329360 gene encoding LOW QUALITY PROTEIN: protein LSM14 homolog B (The sequence of the model RefSeq protein was modified relative to this genomic sequence to represent the inferred CDS: inserted 1 base in 1 codon; deleted 3 bases in 2 codons), protein MAAEPVLLNGRGHNSERPAYQKKKDITVCEPPKAQHALPAIVQSSLGPASSFQPHVPSSPFRGMPPYSQLAASSLLSQQPTASLGLGAGFPAVSVSKSPMVEQAVQTGSLDNLNTEKLLPGKGTAGMQLNGCPAPPSSKAASDVAQPAAGQTQGQVNDENRRPQRRRSGDRRTRNGSREQSRPTTVKENTIKFEGDFDFESANAQFNREELDKEFKKKLNFKDDKAEKGEEKDLAVVTQSDEAPAEEDHLGPNCYDDKSKSFFDNISSEFKTSSRRTTWAEERRLNNETFRVSGRFLCGRSFRGEFRGGRGNGATRRNPTSXRAGTGRV, encoded by the exons atggccgctgagcctgtgctcctcaacgggagaggccacaacagtgagaggcccgcgtaccaaaaaaaaaaagacattactgTGTGCGAACCTCCGAAAGCTCAGCACGCGCTCCCTGCTATTGTTCAGTCTTCCCTGGGCCCGGCCTCCTCCTTCCAGCCACATGTGCCTTCCAGCCCCTTCCGAGGGATGCCGCCCTACAGCCAGCTGGCCGCCAGCTCCCTGCTCAGCCAGCAGCCTACCGCTTCCTTGGGTTTAGGAGCTGGCTTTCCGGCTGTCTCAGTCAGCAAGAGCCCCATGGTGGAGCAG GCTGTCCAGACTGGTTCTCTTGATAACCTGAACACCGAAAAGCTGTTACCTGGCAAGGGCACCGCGGGGATGCAGCTCAACGGGTGCCCAGCCCCCCCAAGCAGCAAGGCTGCCAGCGATGTAGCTCAGCCGGCAGCTGGGCAGACTCAAGGGCAGGTGAATGATGAGAACAGAAGACCTCAGAGGAGGCGGTCGGGGGACAGACGAACAAGGAATGGGTCCAGAGAGCAAAGCCGTCCAACTACCGTCAAGGAAAACACAATCAAGTTTGAAGGCGACTTTGACTTTGAGAGTGCAAATGCCCAGTTCAACCGAGAGGAGCTGGACAAAGAATTtaagaagaaactgaattttaaagacGACAAAGctgagaaaggggaggagaaggaccTGGCGGTGGTGACCCAGAGTGACGAGGCGCCTGCC GAGGAGGACCACCTGGGGCCCAACTGCTACGATGACAAATCCAAGTCCTTCTTTGACAACATTTCCTCCGAGTTCAAGACCAGTTCCAGGCGGACGACGTGGGCTGAAGAGAGGAGGCTCAACAATGAGACCTTCAGGGTGTCGGGAAGGTTTCTTTGTGGCCGTAGTTTCCGGGGTGAATTTCGAGGGGGCAGGGGCAACGGTGCAACCCGTCGTAACCCGACTT AAAGAGCTGGGACTGGCCGGGTGTAA